A region of Ferruginibacter albus DNA encodes the following proteins:
- a CDS encoding RagB/SusD family nutrient uptake outer membrane protein, which yields MYKKIIVIAIAVVGLASCFKEPGDLYPTNEPVYNNYPKTIADLTTFVTPGYSNFRNANLYGYQYLPLVLSCDHSFCSQNSAGNPFTIQGGDFLTNNINVTNTPNAALYAQLYTGVSAMNVYFDRARYFQITYGDKNAADVRALSGQAYFLRAYYYFLLEGFYGEKYIDMTQPEDPNVLGVPMPLTFATNIQETNLPRSSAYQVWSQIITDLDSAVANLQGVTYDATNQGRITEWAAKAMLGKAYVFTKQYDKARPVLLDVINNSGKQLMNYSQYKDAFNGNTANEFNSESLFEINVDRQADQGGILFSSNYKQSLTTDAGELWAPAIIGALGVDSLGNGDGNGGTSANMGNNYCKFFVHDRSLRRFGFDLPVYTYEANPNAVGQNSASSPSYMMDHVSYQNSLAARTNNTVDPRLFVCALEPWVDSCQQQYSVDHRPSNSTIAQYPVTIPVGKAFIINSDRTAFWGWNSRKYATTENSILAYGGNDASNIYMLRLADVYLLYAEASMTSSPSDALHYINEVHSRAYGGSHAFDYASLTAATKATGANDELANDPLKYERYVELFGEGGWWFDVCRWGIGSQEATYYLYGSTEYNPKTNSGPDFSKINAGNWSGSGTQIKAQHFPIPAQEISINTAIQRNNYPY from the coding sequence ATGTATAAAAAAATAATAGTTATAGCAATTGCCGTTGTTGGTTTGGCGAGTTGTTTCAAAGAACCCGGTGATTTATACCCTACTAATGAACCGGTGTATAATAACTACCCTAAAACAATTGCAGATCTTACTACATTTGTTACTCCCGGCTATTCTAATTTCCGTAATGCCAATTTATATGGTTACCAGTATTTGCCGCTGGTACTTTCATGCGATCATAGCTTTTGTTCGCAAAATTCGGCAGGTAATCCCTTTACCATACAAGGAGGAGATTTTTTAACCAATAATATTAATGTAACTAATACACCCAATGCTGCCTTGTATGCGCAATTGTATACGGGCGTGTCAGCAATGAATGTGTATTTTGACAGGGCAAGATATTTTCAAATAACCTACGGGGATAAAAATGCGGCAGATGTAAGAGCGCTTTCCGGACAGGCTTATTTTTTAAGAGCTTATTATTATTTCTTGTTGGAAGGTTTTTATGGCGAGAAATATATAGATATGACGCAACCGGAAGATCCTAATGTATTAGGTGTTCCAATGCCATTAACTTTTGCAACCAATATCCAGGAAACCAATTTGCCTCGTAGTAGTGCATACCAGGTATGGTCTCAGATCATTACAGATCTGGATAGTGCGGTAGCTAATTTACAAGGAGTTACTTACGATGCAACAAATCAAGGACGTATTACAGAATGGGCAGCTAAAGCAATGTTAGGTAAAGCTTATGTATTTACTAAGCAATATGATAAAGCAAGACCCGTATTGTTAGATGTAATCAATAATAGCGGTAAGCAATTAATGAATTATTCTCAATATAAAGATGCATTTAATGGAAATACTGCGAATGAGTTTAATTCAGAGTCATTATTTGAGATCAATGTAGATAGACAAGCGGATCAAGGCGGTATTCTTTTTAGCAGCAACTATAAACAAAGCTTAACTACAGACGCCGGTGAATTATGGGCGCCTGCTATTATTGGAGCGTTGGGTGTTGATAGTTTGGGTAATGGAGATGGCAATGGAGGTACTTCTGCTAATATGGGTAATAACTATTGTAAATTCTTTGTGCATGATAGAAGCTTAAGACGCTTTGGCTTTGATCTGCCTGTTTATACATATGAAGCTAATCCTAATGCAGTAGGTCAAAACAGTGCATCAAGTCCTTCTTATATGATGGATCATGTTTCTTATCAAAATTCGTTAGCTGCGAGAACAAATAATACAGTTGATCCAAGATTATTTGTTTGTGCATTAGAACCATGGGTGGATAGCTGTCAGCAACAATATAGTGTTGATCATCGGCCATCTAATAGCACTATTGCTCAATACCCTGTTACAATTCCTGTAGGTAAAGCATTTATCATTAATTCAGATCGTACAGCATTTTGGGGGTGGAACTCCAGAAAATATGCTACTACAGAAAATTCAATATTGGCATATGGTGGTAACGATGCTTCCAATATTTACATGCTTCGTTTAGCAGATGTTTATTTATTATATGCAGAAGCCAGTATGACGAGCAGTCCTTCTGATGCGCTTCATTATATTAACGAAGTTCATAGCAGAGCGTATGGCGGTTCTCATGCATTTGATTATGCTAGCCTTACTGCAGCTACAAAAGCTACAGGTGCTAACGATGAATTAGCAAACGATCCATTAAAATATGAACGTTATGTAGAATTATTCGGAGAAGGCGGCTGGTGGTTTGATGTTTGTCGTTGGGGAATTGGTTCTCAGGAAGCAACTTATTATTTATATGGTTCTACTGAATACAATCCTAAAACAAATTCAGGTCCTGATTTCAGTAAAATAAATGCAGGGAACTGGAGTGGTTCGGGTACACAGATCAAAGCACAACATTTCCCGATACCGGCTCAGGAAATATCTATTAACACAGCTATTCAAAGAAATAACTATCCTTATTAA